In the Limanda limanda chromosome 15, fLimLim1.1, whole genome shotgun sequence genome, CATGGGGTGGAATGGAGCCCTGAGGCCGAGAAAGACAGACGTCAGAGAAGAGGACACAATCTTCGTTTGAACGTCAGCTGATCGTCCAGCTTCAGGAGCAGGGACAGGAAGTTGCGATTGGGGTAAATGGCTCTTTTTTTGATGACTTGCCTCAGAGCATCTCTCAGAGGGAGACGCTGCCGCAACATCAAGTACACCAGGACCAAAGAGGCCGATCGACTCACTCCCATGATGCAGTGCACCAGCACTTTCCCTGTAGAGAAGGACGCAGAATGAGAGACAGGACAAACGTGTTTGATGGGACAGTGTGGGTGCCACATTCTTGTACTTTACCATCTTTGCTCTTCAGGGCTTTTTGAATGAAGTCAGCTGCAGGTCTAAAGTGCTGACTGAGGTCAAACTGCTCTGAATCCTCAGCCGGGATACCAAAGTAAACACAGGTGTTCCCGTAAAAACTCTGGTCGCCGATGCTGCCCTGCTTGTAGTGTGCAGCGTTCAGGACATGAGTGATGCCGAGCTTATGTAACGTCTTTCTGTTCTGTGCCACCGCCCTGGAAAACAAAGAGACCAACACAGATCAATGCCTCCCAATGCAGCACTCTGTATATGAGCAATGTCGGCCCTCCTTCAAACATTAGACACTCACACATTTCCTATGTACAGGTTGGGCCACACTTCATCCACTGCAGTGAGCTCCAGAGTGCAGGAATCCAAAGTGAGCTCCAGTTCTTTAATGGACACCAGGTCTTTTGGCTGGTTGCTCCTTGACATTATCCCTGCTCCTCTGACAGACTCCAGCACTGCTCTCTCTGTTCTCGTTCCCAGCTCCGACACCAGAGTCCGCAGCTCGG is a window encoding:
- the zgc:153981 gene encoding dual specificity protein phosphatase family protein, which gives rise to MSRSNQPKDLVSIKELELTLDSCTLELTAVDEVWPNLYIGNVAVAQNRKTLHKLGITHVLNAAHYKQGSIGDQSFYGNTCVYFGIPAEDSEQFDLSQHFRPAADFIQKALKSKDGKVLVHCIMGVSRSASLVLVYLMLRQRLPLRDALRQVIKKRAIYPNRNFLSLLLKLDDQLTFKRRLCPLL